Genomic window (Candidatus Effluviviaceae Genus V sp.):
CACAATCTCGATGTACACGCTGTCGAAGGCAGCGACGCTCGCGGTTCGCGTGGAGAAGCCGCCCGTCGACATCGTGGTGAACGTGTGGCAGCAGGCGTCGAACCAGTTCATGCCGCCGGTCATGAGCAGGGCGGTCTCGCCCAGACTGAGCAGGACGTAGAGCCCCCAGAGGAGCTTGGCGGTGGACGCTATGCGCGGCGTCAGACGGTCCTTGGACGGGCCCGGTATCTCGGCGCGATAGATCCGCATACCGCCGACGCCCAGGAAGGGCAGAATGGCGATGCACAGGACGAGCACTCCCATGCCGCCCAGCCACTGCGTCATGCCCCGCCAGAAGAGGATTCCCCGTGGAACAAGCTCGAGGTCGGTCATTACGGAGGCGCCGGTCGTTGTGAAGCCGGACATCGTCTCGAAGACGGCCGACACGGGGTGCGGGATGATGCCCGAGAGGAGGAACGGGAAAGCCCC
Coding sequences:
- a CDS encoding TrkH family potassium uptake protein, which codes for MGDPAQAQWSLAVSSGTVLALALALWLLTRGPVYLSRRDGFAIVTFGWVAAAVAGAFPFLLSGIIPHPVSAVFETMSGFTTTGASVMTDLELVPRGILFWRGMTQWLGGMGVLVLCIAILPFLGVGGMRIYRAEIPGPSKDRLTPRIASTAKLLWGLYVLLSLGETALLMTGGMNWFDACCHTFTTMSTGGFSTRTASVAAFDSVYIEIV